Proteins encoded in a region of the Streptomyces violaceoruber genome:
- a CDS encoding OB-fold nucleic acid binding domain-containing protein, producing MSAAPRSDKPVGRFRRMFDRLSTSQEDLESEELREDADTAGCTRIGDCQDRQVVSVTGTLRTVTLRPRAGVPALEAELFDGSAALDVVWLGRRSIVGIEPGRKLIASGRISMSHGRRVLFNPKYELRPLGRE from the coding sequence ATGAGTGCTGCTCCGCGTTCCGACAAGCCGGTGGGCCGGTTCCGGCGCATGTTCGACCGGCTCTCCACGTCGCAGGAGGACCTGGAGTCGGAGGAACTGCGCGAGGACGCCGACACCGCCGGCTGCACGCGTATCGGAGACTGCCAGGACCGGCAGGTCGTGTCGGTTACTGGTACCTTGCGCACGGTCACCCTGCGACCGCGTGCGGGCGTTCCGGCCCTGGAGGCCGAGCTGTTCGACGGTTCCGCCGCCCTGGACGTGGTGTGGCTGGGCAGACGCTCCATCGTGGGCATAGAGCCGGGGCGCAAGCTCATCGCATCGGGCCGGATCTCCATGAGCCACGGCCGCCGGGTGCTCTTCAACCCGAAATACGAACTGAGACCCCTCGGACGGGAGTAG
- a CDS encoding response regulator, producing the protein MTRVLVIDDEPQIVRALVINLKARHYEVDAAHDGATALQLAAARHPDVVVLDLGLPDMDGVEVIRGLRGWTRVPILVLSARHSSDEKVEALDAGADDYVTKPFGMDELLARLRAAVRRAEPVPGGEDEVVVDTPEFTVDLAAKKVNRGGRDVRLTPTEWHLLEVLVRNTGRLVSQKQLLQEVWGPSYGTETNYLRVYMAQLRRKLEADPAHPRHFITEPGMGYRFEK; encoded by the coding sequence GTGACCCGGGTGCTCGTGATCGACGACGAACCGCAGATCGTGCGGGCCCTCGTGATCAACCTCAAGGCACGGCACTACGAGGTCGACGCCGCCCACGACGGCGCCACCGCCCTCCAGCTCGCCGCCGCCCGGCACCCCGACGTGGTGGTCCTGGACCTGGGCCTGCCCGACATGGACGGCGTCGAGGTGATCAGGGGGCTGCGCGGCTGGACCCGGGTGCCGATCCTGGTGCTGTCCGCCCGGCACTCCTCCGACGAGAAGGTCGAGGCGCTCGACGCGGGCGCCGACGACTACGTCACCAAGCCCTTCGGCATGGACGAGCTGCTGGCCCGGCTGCGGGCCGCCGTCCGCCGGGCCGAGCCCGTACCCGGCGGCGAGGACGAGGTCGTCGTGGACACCCCGGAGTTCACCGTCGACCTGGCCGCGAAGAAGGTCAACCGGGGCGGCCGGGACGTACGCCTGACGCCCACCGAGTGGCATCTGCTGGAAGTGCTGGTGCGCAACACGGGGCGCCTGGTCAGCCAGAAGCAGCTGCTGCAGGAGGTGTGGGGGCCGTCGTACGGGACGGAGACGAACTACCTGCGGGTCTACATGGCCCAGCTGCGCCGCAAGCTGGAGGCGGACCCCGCGCACCCGCGGCACTTCATCACCGAGCCGGGCATGGGCTACCGCTTCGAGAAGTGA
- a CDS encoding sensor histidine kinase, whose amino-acid sequence MGRGKLRIYLGAAPGVGKTYAMLSEAHRRVERGTDCVVALVEHHGRARTEVMLRGLEQVPRREAEYRGAAFTELDLDAVLARAPRVALVDELAHTNVPGVRNAKRWQDVEELLAAGIDVVSTVNIQHLESLGDVVESITGVRQRETVPDEVVRRADQIELVDMSPQALRRRMAHGNIYQSDKVDAALSNYFRPGNLTALRELALLWVADRADEYLQQYRSEHRVSKIWGSRERIVVGLTGGPEGRTLIRRAARLAEKGAGGEVLAVYIARSDGLTSASPKELAVQRTLVEDLGGTFHHVLGEDIPAALLDFARGVNATQIVLGSSRRKAWQYVFGPGVGATVARESGSDLDVHIVTHEEVAKGRGLPVARGARLGRSRIVWGWFAGLGGPVLLTLLLSTVHLGLANDVLLYLALTVAAALLGGLYPALASAAVGSLLLNWYFTPPVNRITIADPRNMLALAIFVGVALSVASVVDVAARRTHQAARLRAESEILSFLAGDVLRGETSLETLLERVRETFGMESAALLEREGDVAPWTCAGRAGSGPPVDRPEDADVDMPVGDHMALALTGRVLPAEDRRVLAAFAAQAAVVLDRRRLREEADRARTLAEGNRIRTALLAAVSHDLRTPLAGIKAAVTSLRSDDVAWSEEDRAELLEGIEEGADRLDHLVGNLLDMSRLQTGTVTPLIREIDVDEVAPMALGGVPEGSAELDIPETLPMVAVDAGLLERALANLVENAVKYSPDDRTVLVAASALADRVEVRVVDRGPGVPDEAKDRIFEPFQRYGDAPRGAGVGLGLAVARGFAEAMGGTLNAEDTPGGGLTMVLTLRAVGSSAPTSRPATAEGSRPATAERQAAL is encoded by the coding sequence ATGGGACGCGGCAAGCTTCGGATCTACCTCGGTGCGGCACCGGGCGTCGGCAAGACGTACGCGATGCTCTCCGAGGCCCACCGGCGCGTCGAACGGGGCACCGACTGCGTCGTGGCCCTCGTCGAGCACCACGGCAGGGCACGCACCGAGGTGATGCTGCGCGGCCTGGAACAGGTGCCGCGCCGGGAGGCCGAGTACCGGGGCGCGGCCTTCACCGAGCTGGACCTGGACGCGGTACTGGCCCGCGCCCCCCGGGTGGCGCTGGTGGACGAGCTGGCCCACACCAACGTCCCCGGCGTGCGCAACGCCAAGCGCTGGCAGGACGTCGAGGAACTCCTCGCCGCCGGCATCGACGTCGTCTCGACCGTCAACATCCAGCACCTGGAGTCACTCGGCGACGTCGTGGAGTCCATCACCGGCGTACGGCAGCGCGAGACCGTGCCGGACGAGGTGGTGCGGCGCGCGGACCAGATCGAACTGGTCGACATGTCGCCGCAGGCGCTGCGCCGCCGCATGGCCCACGGCAACATCTACCAGTCGGACAAGGTCGACGCGGCCCTGTCCAACTACTTCCGCCCCGGCAACCTCACCGCCCTGCGCGAGCTGGCCCTGCTCTGGGTCGCGGACCGGGCCGACGAGTACCTCCAGCAGTACCGCAGCGAGCACCGGGTCTCGAAGATCTGGGGCTCGCGCGAACGCATCGTGGTCGGCCTGACCGGCGGCCCCGAGGGCCGGACGCTGATACGCCGGGCCGCGCGCCTGGCCGAGAAGGGCGCCGGCGGCGAGGTGCTGGCGGTCTACATAGCCCGCAGCGACGGGCTGACCTCGGCCTCTCCGAAGGAGCTGGCGGTCCAGCGCACCCTCGTGGAGGACCTCGGCGGCACCTTCCACCACGTGCTCGGCGAGGACATACCGGCCGCGCTGCTCGACTTCGCCCGCGGCGTCAACGCCACCCAGATCGTCCTCGGCTCCTCGCGCCGCAAGGCCTGGCAGTACGTCTTCGGACCCGGCGTCGGCGCCACCGTCGCCCGGGAGTCCGGCTCCGACCTGGACGTCCACATCGTGACCCACGAGGAGGTCGCCAAGGGGCGCGGGCTGCCGGTGGCCAGGGGCGCGCGGCTCGGCCGGTCCCGGATCGTCTGGGGCTGGTTCGCGGGCCTGGGCGGCCCGGTGCTGCTGACGCTGCTGCTCAGCACGGTCCACCTCGGGCTCGCCAACGACGTCCTGCTCTACCTGGCGCTCACCGTCGCCGCCGCCCTGCTCGGCGGGCTGTACCCGGCGCTCGCCTCGGCCGCGGTCGGGTCGCTGCTGCTGAACTGGTACTTCACGCCGCCCGTCAACCGGATCACCATCGCCGACCCCAGGAACATGCTTGCGCTCGCCATATTCGTGGGCGTGGCGCTCTCCGTCGCCTCGGTCGTCGACGTCGCGGCCCGCCGTACCCACCAGGCGGCCCGGCTGCGTGCCGAGTCGGAGATCCTGTCCTTCCTCGCCGGTGACGTGCTGCGCGGCGAGACCAGCCTGGAGACGCTCCTGGAGCGGGTGCGCGAGACCTTCGGCATGGAGTCGGCCGCCCTCCTGGAGCGGGAGGGCGACGTGGCGCCCTGGACCTGTGCGGGCCGCGCCGGTTCCGGACCGCCGGTCGACCGCCCGGAGGACGCGGACGTGGACATGCCCGTCGGCGACCACATGGCCCTCGCGCTGACCGGCCGGGTCCTGCCCGCCGAGGACCGCCGGGTGCTGGCCGCCTTCGCCGCCCAGGCCGCCGTCGTCCTGGACCGCCGCCGCCTGCGCGAGGAGGCCGACCGGGCCCGCACGCTGGCCGAGGGCAACCGCATCCGCACGGCGCTGCTGGCCGCCGTCAGCCACGACCTGCGCACCCCGCTGGCCGGGATCAAGGCGGCGGTGACCAGCCTCAGGTCCGACGACGTGGCCTGGTCCGAGGAGGACCGGGCGGAGCTGCTCGAGGGCATCGAGGAGGGCGCCGACCGCCTCGACCACCTGGTGGGCAACCTGCTCGACATGTCCCGCCTCCAGACCGGCACCGTCACCCCGCTGATCCGCGAGATCGACGTGGACGAGGTGGCGCCGATGGCGCTCGGCGGGGTCCCCGAGGGAAGCGCGGAGCTGGACATCCCCGAGACGCTGCCCATGGTCGCCGTGGACGCCGGGCTCCTGGAGCGGGCGCTGGCCAACCTGGTGGAGAACGCCGTCAAGTACAGTCCGGACGACCGGACCGTCCTGGTCGCCGCCAGCGCCCTCGCCGACCGCGTCGAGGTGCGCGTCGTCGACCGGGGGCCGGGAGTGCCGGACGAGGCCAAGGACCGCATCTTCGAGCCCTTCCAGCGCTACGGCGACGCCCCGCGCGGGGCCGGGGTGGGACTGGGCCTGGCCGTGGCCCGCGGTTTCGCCGAGGCGATGGGCGGCACCCTGAACGCCGAGGACACCCCCGGCGGCGGCCTCACCATGGTCCTCACCCTCCGCGCGGTGGGCTCGTCCGCGCCGACCTCCCGTCCCGCGACAGCAGAAGGCTCCCGTCCCGCGACAGCAGAAAGGCAGGCCGCCCTGTGA
- a CDS encoding ABC transporter ATP-binding protein: MTQVVTETMVRVEDVRKSYGRDSAAVHALRGVSFDVPRGELIALKGRSGSGKTTLLNIVGGLDTPDAGRVEVDGRDLAELDEDGLLALRRDRVGFVFQSFGLIPILTAAENVGVPMRLRRAAAREREERVELLLSLVGLADHAAQRPGEMSGGQQQRVAIARALANNPALLIADEPTGQLDAETGHSVMELLRAVVRSEQVTALVATHDATLLDLADRVLELRDGEIVEE, encoded by the coding sequence ATGACCCAGGTGGTCACGGAGACCATGGTGCGCGTCGAGGACGTGCGCAAGTCGTACGGCCGGGACAGCGCCGCCGTACACGCCCTGCGCGGCGTCTCCTTCGACGTGCCGCGCGGTGAGCTGATCGCGCTCAAGGGGCGGTCGGGCTCCGGGAAGACCACCCTGCTCAACATCGTCGGCGGTCTCGACACCCCGGACGCCGGGCGGGTCGAGGTCGACGGCCGGGACCTCGCGGAGCTGGATGAGGACGGACTGCTCGCGCTGCGCCGGGACCGGGTCGGCTTCGTCTTCCAGTCCTTCGGGCTCATCCCGATCCTCACCGCCGCCGAGAACGTCGGCGTGCCGATGCGGCTGCGCCGGGCCGCGGCGCGCGAACGCGAGGAACGCGTCGAGCTGCTGCTCTCCCTGGTCGGCCTCGCCGACCACGCCGCCCAGCGCCCCGGCGAGATGTCCGGCGGGCAGCAGCAGCGGGTCGCCATCGCCCGCGCCCTCGCCAACAACCCGGCCCTCCTGATCGCCGACGAACCCACCGGCCAGCTGGACGCCGAGACCGGGCACTCGGTGATGGAGCTGCTGCGGGCCGTCGTACGCAGCGAGCAGGTCACCGCCCTGGTCGCCACCCACGACGCCACCCTGCTCGACCTCGCCGACCGGGTGCTGGAGCTGCGGGACGGGGAGATCGTCGAGGAGTGA
- a CDS encoding DUF3710 domain-containing protein produces the protein MFGRRKKNDAAEDAAGETEQVVDSVDTEADEERERVRLEPEPRPDGPWDSTEVRDPGEGRVDLGGLFIPGVDGMELRVEVAGDAIVAATVVLRDSAIQLQGFAAPKREGIWGEVREEIGSGITQQGGIIDEVEGPLGWELRAQVPVQLPDGTGGFQVVRFVGVDGPRWFLRGVISGQGAVQPQAAGLLEQIFRDTVVVRGEGPMAPRDPIVLKLPNDAQMVPEGVQQEEGSRFAGGMGQLQRGPEITEVR, from the coding sequence GTGTTCGGACGTCGCAAGAAGAACGACGCCGCCGAGGACGCGGCCGGCGAGACCGAGCAGGTCGTCGACAGCGTCGACACCGAGGCGGACGAAGAGCGCGAACGCGTGCGGCTCGAGCCCGAGCCGCGCCCCGACGGGCCCTGGGACAGCACCGAGGTCCGCGACCCGGGCGAGGGCCGCGTCGACCTGGGCGGCCTGTTCATCCCCGGCGTCGACGGCATGGAACTGCGGGTGGAGGTCGCGGGCGACGCGATCGTCGCCGCGACCGTCGTGCTGCGCGACAGCGCCATCCAGCTCCAGGGCTTCGCCGCGCCCAAGCGCGAGGGCATCTGGGGCGAGGTGCGCGAGGAGATCGGCTCCGGCATCACCCAGCAGGGCGGCATCATCGACGAGGTCGAGGGTCCGCTGGGCTGGGAGCTGCGGGCCCAGGTCCCGGTGCAGCTGCCCGACGGCACGGGCGGTTTCCAGGTCGTGCGGTTCGTCGGTGTGGACGGGCCCCGCTGGTTCCTGCGCGGTGTGATCTCGGGCCAGGGCGCGGTGCAGCCGCAGGCCGCCGGTCTGCTGGAGCAGATCTTCCGGGACACGGTCGTCGTCCGCGGCGAGGGCCCGATGGCCCCCCGCGACCCGATCGTCCTGAAGCTGCCGAACGACGCGCAGATGGTCCCCGAGGGCGTGCAGCAGGAGGAGGGCTCCCGCTTCGCCGGCGGCATGGGCCAGCTCCAGCGCGGACCGGAGATCACCGAGGTGCGGTAG
- the dut gene encoding dUTP diphosphatase, producing the protein MSRAGLEVLIRRVDPDVPLPAYAQPGDAGADLRTTVERELAPGERAVLPTGVSVALPEGYAAFVHPRSGLAARCGVALVNAPGTIDAGYRGEIKVIVVNLDPRESVRFERFDRIAQLVVQQVERVRFRQVAELPGSARAEGGFGSTGGHAGLDPASGTSGQVAEGGPTGGNRYASVVSDREGQ; encoded by the coding sequence GTGAGCCGCGCCGGCCTGGAGGTGCTCATCCGCCGCGTCGACCCCGACGTACCGCTCCCGGCGTACGCGCAGCCCGGGGACGCGGGCGCCGACCTGCGCACCACCGTCGAGCGGGAGCTGGCGCCCGGTGAACGCGCCGTCCTGCCCACCGGCGTGTCTGTCGCCCTCCCCGAGGGGTACGCGGCCTTCGTGCACCCACGTTCCGGACTGGCCGCACGCTGCGGCGTCGCCCTGGTGAATGCCCCGGGGACGATTGATGCCGGGTACCGTGGGGAGATCAAGGTGATCGTGGTGAATCTCGACCCGCGCGAGAGCGTGCGGTTCGAGCGCTTCGACCGGATTGCCCAACTGGTCGTCCAGCAGGTCGAGAGGGTCCGCTTCCGTCAGGTCGCGGAACTTCCCGGCTCGGCGCGGGCCGAGGGGGGCTTCGGGTCCACCGGCGGCCACGCCGGGCTGGACCCTGCAAGCGGCACAAGCGGTCAGGTCGCCGAAGGCGGCCCGACGGGTGGGAATCGATACGCTTCGGTCGTATCCGACCGGGAAGGACAGTGA
- a CDS encoding PaaI family thioesterase: MSGTSPGLQPPADAVKPVRHPDAPAPGELLGAHYGQCFGCGGDQPHGLHLQARAGEGVSITAEFTVRPAHQGAPGLAHGGVLATALDETLGSLNWLLRTIAVTGRLETDFRRPVPVDTTLYLEAEVTAVAGRKIYSTATGRIGGPDGPVAVRADALFIEVKVDHFVQNGREEEIRAAMDDPDQLRRARAFEVNP, encoded by the coding sequence GTGAGTGGTACTTCCCCAGGTCTTCAGCCCCCCGCCGACGCCGTGAAACCCGTACGGCACCCCGACGCGCCCGCCCCCGGCGAGCTGCTCGGCGCCCACTACGGCCAGTGCTTCGGCTGCGGCGGCGACCAGCCGCACGGACTGCACCTCCAGGCGCGCGCGGGCGAAGGCGTGTCGATCACCGCCGAGTTCACCGTCCGCCCGGCCCACCAGGGCGCTCCCGGTCTGGCGCACGGCGGCGTGCTGGCCACCGCCCTGGACGAGACGCTGGGCTCGCTGAACTGGCTGCTGCGCACGATCGCGGTGACCGGACGGCTCGAGACCGACTTCCGGCGGCCGGTGCCCGTGGACACCACGCTGTACCTGGAGGCCGAGGTCACCGCGGTGGCCGGCCGGAAGATCTACTCCACGGCCACCGGCCGGATCGGCGGGCCCGACGGTCCCGTCGCCGTCCGCGCCGACGCCCTCTTCATCGAGGTCAAGGTCGATCACTTCGTCCAGAACGGCCGCGAGGAGGAGATCCGCGCCGCCATGGACGACCCCGACCAGCTCCGTCGCGCCCGCGCCTTCGAGGTGAACCCGTGA
- a CDS encoding DUF3093 domain-containing protein, producing MQLSSAPYEERLTAPRSWWLVSFLVGLAFALILLPFGTLPMLGGLAGGTAVAAVAASSYGAVRIRVVGDSLIAGEAKVPLSALGEAEILDPEEARAWRTYKADTRAFLLLRAYIPRAVRVLVTDPQDPTPYLYLSTREPERLIEALEAAKAAAA from the coding sequence ATGCAGCTCTCCTCGGCCCCGTACGAAGAACGCCTCACCGCGCCCCGCTCCTGGTGGCTGGTCTCCTTCCTGGTGGGGCTGGCGTTCGCGCTGATCCTGCTGCCCTTCGGCACGCTGCCGATGCTGGGCGGCCTGGCGGGCGGCACCGCGGTGGCGGCGGTGGCGGCCAGTTCGTACGGCGCGGTCCGCATCCGGGTCGTGGGGGACTCGCTGATCGCGGGCGAGGCCAAGGTGCCGCTCTCGGCGCTGGGCGAGGCGGAGATCCTCGATCCGGAGGAGGCCCGCGCCTGGCGCACGTACAAGGCCGACACCCGGGCGTTCCTGCTGCTGCGCGCCTACATCCCGAGGGCCGTGCGGGTGCTGGTCACGGACCCGCAGGACCCGACTCCGTACCTGTATCTGTCGACGCGCGAGCCGGAGCGGCTGATCGAGGCGCTGGAGGCGGCGAAGGCCGCGGCCGCGTAG
- a CDS encoding DUF4193 domain-containing protein has translation MATDYDTPRKTDDDVDSDSLEELKARRNDKSASAVDVDEFEAAEGLELPGADLSNEELAVRVLPKQQDEFTCMSCFLVHHRSQLAREKNGQPICRDCD, from the coding sequence ATGGCAACCGATTACGACACTCCACGCAAGACCGACGACGACGTCGACTCGGACAGCCTCGAAGAGCTGAAGGCCCGGCGGAACGACAAGTCCGCCTCGGCCGTCGACGTCGACGAGTTCGAGGCCGCGGAAGGCCTCGAGCTTCCCGGCGCCGACCTCTCGAACGAGGAACTGGCCGTCCGTGTACTGCCGAAGCAGCAGGACGAGTTCACCTGCATGAGCTGCTTCCTGGTGCACCACCGCAGCCAGCTGGCCCGGGAGAAGAACGGCCAGCCGATCTGCCGCGACTGCGACTGA
- a CDS encoding sensor histidine kinase yields MATTPAPPGAPPKPTWDPRSATPLPWLRPTIRIRLTLLYGGMFLIAGILLLSIIYLLAAQAVRTGNEPLYKIVDFTDLKVSSSTCPVVDNGGLSLSDFNAAISDCMDHQRKVALDNLLSRSLLALLGLAVIAFAFGYAMAGRVLSPLGRITRTARAVAGSDLSRRIELDGPDDELKELADTFDDMLERLQRAFTAQQRFVGNASHELRTPLAINRTLLEVHLSDPGAPVELQQLGKTLLATNERSELLVEGLLLLARSDNQIVERKPVDLAEVAGQAIDQVHAEAESKGVEVRGTREAAVVQGNGVLLERIALNLVQNAVRYNVAGQGWVEVATAVENGQAVLVVTNTGPVVPAYEVDNLFEPFRRLRTERTGSDKGVGLGLSIARSVARAHGGHISAQPREGGGLVMRVTLPV; encoded by the coding sequence GTGGCGACGACACCCGCGCCCCCCGGGGCGCCCCCCAAGCCCACGTGGGACCCGCGCTCGGCCACGCCCCTGCCGTGGCTGCGCCCCACCATCCGGATAAGGCTCACGCTGCTGTACGGCGGCATGTTCCTGATCGCCGGCATCCTGCTGCTGTCGATCATCTACCTGCTCGCCGCCCAGGCGGTGCGCACCGGCAACGAACCGCTGTACAAGATCGTCGACTTCACCGACCTCAAGGTCTCCAGCAGCACCTGTCCCGTGGTCGACAACGGCGGCCTGTCGCTGTCCGACTTCAACGCCGCCATCAGCGACTGCATGGACCACCAGCGCAAGGTCGCCCTGGACAATCTGCTCAGCCGCTCCCTGCTGGCGCTCCTCGGCCTCGCCGTGATCGCCTTCGCCTTCGGCTACGCCATGGCCGGGCGCGTCCTGTCCCCGCTGGGGCGGATCACCCGCACCGCGCGCGCGGTGGCCGGCTCCGACCTCTCCCGCCGCATCGAGCTGGACGGCCCGGACGACGAGCTGAAGGAGCTGGCCGACACCTTCGACGACATGCTGGAGCGGCTGCAGCGGGCCTTCACCGCCCAGCAGCGCTTCGTCGGCAACGCCTCCCACGAGCTGCGCACGCCGCTGGCGATCAACCGCACGCTCCTGGAGGTGCACCTGTCCGACCCGGGTGCCCCGGTGGAGCTCCAGCAGCTGGGCAAGACGCTGCTCGCCACCAACGAACGCAGCGAGCTGCTGGTCGAGGGCCTGCTCCTGCTGGCCCGCAGCGACAACCAGATCGTCGAGCGCAAACCGGTGGATCTCGCCGAGGTGGCCGGCCAGGCCATCGACCAGGTGCACGCCGAGGCCGAGAGCAAGGGCGTGGAGGTCCGCGGCACCCGCGAGGCCGCGGTGGTCCAGGGCAACGGCGTCCTGCTGGAGCGGATCGCCCTGAACCTCGTCCAGAACGCCGTGCGCTACAACGTGGCCGGACAGGGCTGGGTGGAGGTCGCCACCGCCGTCGAGAACGGCCAGGCGGTCCTGGTGGTCACCAACACCGGCCCCGTCGTACCGGCGTACGAGGTGGACAACCTCTTCGAGCCGTTCCGGCGGCTGCGCACCGAGCGGACGGGCAGCGACAAGGGCGTGGGCCTCGGACTGTCCATCGCGCGGTCCGTGGCCCGGGCGCACGGCGGCCACATCTCCGCCCAGCCGCGCGAGGGCGGAGGGCTCGTGATGCGCGTGACGCTCCCCGTCTGA
- a CDS encoding response regulator transcription factor — protein sequence MRVLVVEDEQLLADAVATGLRREAMAVDVVYDGAAALERIGVNDYDVVVLDRDLPLVHGDDVCRKIVELGMPTRVLMLTASGDVSDRVEGLEIGADDYLPKPFAFSELIARVRALGRRTSVPLPPVLERAGIKLDPNRREVFRDGKEVQLAPKEFAVLEVLMRSEGAVVSAEQLLEKAWDENTDPFTNVVRVTVMTLRRKLGEPPVIVTVPGSGYRI from the coding sequence GTGCGCGTACTCGTCGTCGAGGACGAGCAGCTGCTCGCCGATGCGGTGGCCACCGGACTGCGCCGGGAGGCCATGGCCGTCGACGTCGTGTACGACGGCGCGGCCGCCCTGGAGCGCATCGGCGTCAACGACTACGACGTGGTCGTCCTCGACCGCGACCTCCCCCTCGTGCACGGCGACGACGTCTGCCGCAAGATCGTCGAACTGGGCATGCCCACGCGCGTGCTCATGCTCACGGCCTCCGGCGACGTCAGCGACCGGGTCGAGGGCCTGGAGATCGGCGCCGACGACTACCTGCCCAAGCCCTTCGCGTTCAGCGAGCTGATCGCCCGCGTGCGGGCCCTGGGCCGGCGCACCAGCGTGCCGCTGCCGCCGGTTCTGGAGCGGGCCGGGATCAAGCTCGACCCCAACCGCCGGGAGGTCTTCCGGGACGGCAAGGAGGTGCAGCTCGCACCCAAGGAGTTCGCCGTCCTGGAGGTCCTCATGCGCAGCGAGGGCGCCGTGGTCTCCGCGGAGCAGCTCCTGGAGAAGGCCTGGGACGAGAACACCGACCCCTTCACCAACGTCGTGCGCGTGACCGTCATGACCCTGCGCCGCAAGCTGGGCGAGCCGCCCGTCATCGTCACCGTCCCCGGCTCCGGCTACCGGATCTGA
- a CDS encoding inositol monophosphatase family protein: MTDVTPDPLRADLLKIAQEAAHRAGELLRDGRPADLAVAATKSSPIDVVTEMDIAAEKLITGLIAERRPDDGFLGEEGAATEGTSGVRWVIDPLDGTVNYLYGLPTWAVSIAAEQDGERVAGVVVAPMRGESYHAVLGGGAWATGAWEGEHRLACRTAAPLDQALVSTGFNYVADVRAEQAEIARRLIPLVRDIRRGGSAAIDLCDVAAGRLDGYYERGLHPWDLAAGDLIAREAGAVTGGRPGERPTGALTIAATPAVFEPLQRLLTDFGA, from the coding sequence GTGACCGACGTGACGCCCGACCCGCTCCGTGCCGACCTGCTGAAGATCGCCCAGGAGGCCGCCCACCGCGCGGGCGAGCTGCTGCGGGACGGCCGCCCGGCCGACCTCGCGGTCGCCGCCACCAAGTCCAGCCCGATCGACGTGGTCACCGAGATGGACATCGCGGCGGAGAAGCTGATCACCGGGTTGATCGCCGAGCGCCGTCCCGACGACGGCTTCCTCGGCGAGGAGGGCGCCGCCACGGAGGGCACCAGCGGCGTCCGCTGGGTCATCGACCCGCTCGACGGCACGGTGAACTACCTCTACGGACTGCCCACCTGGGCCGTTTCCATCGCCGCCGAGCAGGACGGCGAGCGGGTGGCCGGCGTGGTCGTGGCCCCGATGCGGGGCGAGTCCTACCACGCGGTGCTGGGCGGCGGCGCCTGGGCGACGGGCGCCTGGGAGGGCGAACACAGGCTCGCCTGCCGGACCGCCGCCCCACTGGACCAGGCACTGGTCTCCACCGGCTTCAACTACGTCGCCGACGTCCGCGCGGAGCAGGCGGAGATCGCGCGGCGGCTGATTCCGCTGGTGCGGGACATCCGGCGCGGCGGCTCGGCGGCGATCGACCTGTGCGACGTGGCCGCGGGACGCCTCGACGGCTACTACGAGCGCGGGCTGCACCCCTGGGACCTCGCGGCGGGCGACCTGATCGCCCGGGAGGCGGGCGCGGTGACCGGTGGCCGCCCCGGTGAGCGCCCCACCGGCGCCCTGACCATCGCCGCCACCCCGGCCGTCTTCGAACCCCTCCAGCGACTCCTGACGGACTTCGGAGCGTAG